The following proteins are co-located in the Manihot esculenta cultivar AM560-2 chromosome 9, M.esculenta_v8, whole genome shotgun sequence genome:
- the LOC110607240 gene encoding pentatricopeptide repeat-containing protein At3g22470, mitochondrial, with protein sequence MKQYHTVLSMSKTIELLGISHDLYSLSILINCFCHLHLVDFGFSVFGKMFKFGLEPDVVTFNTLINGLCMESKIDKAVEILDDMVARGYQPDVRTFNVIVNGMCKFGKTNVAIGLLKGMADRGCEPNVVTYNAIIDALCKDELVGEALDLFSQMRNKGISPNVITYNSLIHGVCKLGQKNQALALMNEMVEHNILPDVYTFNVLIDALCKDGMVSEAQNTFNVMNQRGVEPDVVTYNSLIDGLCISDQFKEALTLLKEMVGRNISPDVFTFNILIDTLCKKGLVSNAENIFKIMIQRGVEPTVITYSSLMDGYCLGNQIDKARKVFDLMVTNEIADIFSYNILINGYCKCKMIDDAKDIFGEMSHKGLVPDAVTYCTLIKGMFQAGRPQNAKELFKDMYSHGQQPNIVTFSIMIDGLCRQGNLDEALTLLEAMEKSQLKPNLVIYSSLINGLCKVGKINDAKELFSSLFEIGLQPDVYVYSAIMKGLCQQGLMDEAYKVFRDMEKGGCLPNNFSYNIIIQGFLKHEDLPKASELINEMVDKGFSADATTT encoded by the coding sequence ATGAAACAATATCATACTGTCCTTTCCATGTCCAAAACAATTGAATTGCTAGGAATCTCTCACGATCTTTATTCTCTTAGcatcttaattaattgcttCTGCCATTTACACCTTGTGGATTTTGGCTTCTCTGTTTTCGGGAAGATGTTCAAATTCGGATTGGAGCCTGACGTTGTGACATTTAATACcttaattaatgggctttgTATGGAGAGCAAAATCGATAAAGCAGTGGAAATTTTAGATGATATGGTTGCACGTGGTTATCAACCTGATGTTCGTACTTTCAATGTGATAGTAAACGGAATGTGTAAATTTGGGAAAACAAATGTGGCTATCGGACTACTAAAGGGAATGGCTGATAGAGGTTGTGAGCCAAATGTTGTGACATACAATGCAATCATTGACGCCCTTTGCAAGGATGAGCTAGTTGGTGAGGCTCTAGAtctcttctctcaaatgagGAATAAGGGCATTTCACCTAATGTCATCACTTACAATAGTTTAATTCATGGTGTTTGCAAATTAGGCCAAAAGAACCAAGCTTTGGCCTTGATGAATGAAATGGTGGAGCACAACATATTACCAGATGTTTATACCTTCAATGTATTGATTGATGCTCTTTGTAAGGATGGAATGGTTTCAGAGGCTCAAAATACATTCAATGTAATGAATCAAAGAGGTGTAGAGCCTGATGTTGTCACCTACAATTCCTTAATTGATGGTCTTTGCATTTCAGACCAATTCAAGGAAGCTTTGACCTTGTTAAAAGAAATGGTGGGGAGGAACATTTCCCCTGATGTTTTTACCTTTAATATATTGATCGACACTCTTTGTAAGAAAGGACTGGTTTCAAATGCAGAGAATATATTCAaaataatgattcaaagaggtgtggAACCTACTGTTATCACTTATAGTTCATTGATGGATGGATATTGTCTGGGCAACCAAATTGATAAGGCTAGAAAGGTATTTGATCTGATGGTGACCAATGAAATAGCTGACATTTTTAGCTACAACATTTTGATCAATGGATATTGTAAGTGCAAAATGATAGATGATGCAAAGGATATTTTTGGTGAAATGTCTCATAAAGGTTTAGTTCCTGATGCTGTTACTTATTGTACTCTTATAAAGGGTATGTTTCAAGCAGGGAGGCCCCAAAATGCAAAAGAGCTCTTTAAGGATATGTACTCTCATGGTCAACAGCCAAATATAGTAACTTTCTCAATTATGATTGATGGCTTGTGTAGACAGGGGAATCTCGATGAGGCACTCACACTATTGGAAGCAATGGAGAAAAGTCAGTTGAAGCCTAATCTTGTGATCTATAGCAGTTTGATCAATGGTCTGTGCAAAGTTGGGAAGATTAATGATGCCAAGGAACTTTTTTCTAGTCTTTTTGAAATTGGTTTACAACCTGATGTTTATGTATACAGTGCAATTATGAAAGGACTCTGCCAACAAGGATTAATGGATGAAGCGTATAAGGTATTTAGAGACATGGAAAAGGGAGGATGTTTACCgaataatttttcttataatatcatcattcaagggtttctcaagcatgaggatttaccaaaagcatcagaactaatcaacgaaatggttgataaggggttctctgctgatgctactacCACATAA